One genomic segment of Bradyrhizobium prioriisuperbiae includes these proteins:
- a CDS encoding patatin-like phospholipase family protein — translation MASNLKSYLDGLTNWTKRASAGPSRPAAKKINLALQGGGAHGAFTWGVVDHLLADGRLEITGVSGASAGAVNAVMLADGLARGDHDEARKRLADFWRAASTGGGLPPVQRAVTDRMLSMMPFTATPMQSWFEAMAHYFSPYDLNPLNINPLGDLIARSVDFEAVRNGDLELFISATNVHTGRLRIFPREKITADVVMASAALPLVFRAVEIDGIPFWDGGYMGNPAIFPFLQATEAEDVLVVQINPVTRPTTPRTTSEILNRLNEITFNSALISELRSMDFINQLIDDGHLPRGTGKDQYRKLNIHRIDLGRLGNRLAGSTKMQTDFDFLELLHKAGQRAARRFLEQHFDDIGERSTLDLAAESGVEWA, via the coding sequence TTGGCGAGCAATCTGAAGTCCTATCTCGACGGCCTGACCAACTGGACCAAACGCGCCAGCGCGGGTCCATCGCGGCCGGCCGCCAAGAAAATCAATCTCGCGCTCCAGGGCGGCGGCGCCCATGGTGCCTTTACATGGGGTGTGGTGGATCATTTGCTAGCCGATGGCCGGCTCGAGATCACCGGCGTCTCCGGCGCGTCCGCCGGCGCCGTCAATGCGGTGATGCTGGCCGACGGCCTTGCCCGCGGCGATCACGACGAAGCGCGCAAACGCCTCGCCGATTTCTGGCGCGCAGCGAGCACGGGTGGCGGCCTGCCGCCAGTGCAGCGCGCCGTCACCGACCGCATGCTGTCGATGATGCCGTTTACGGCGACGCCGATGCAAAGCTGGTTCGAGGCGATGGCGCATTATTTTTCGCCCTACGATCTCAATCCGCTCAACATCAATCCGCTCGGCGACCTGATCGCACGCTCGGTGGATTTCGAAGCGGTGCGCAACGGCGACCTCGAACTATTCATCTCGGCCACCAACGTCCACACCGGCCGCCTGCGCATCTTCCCGCGTGAAAAGATCACCGCCGACGTGGTGATGGCCTCGGCCGCCTTGCCGCTGGTGTTCCGCGCGGTGGAGATCGACGGCATTCCGTTCTGGGACGGCGGCTACATGGGCAATCCCGCGATCTTCCCCTTCCTGCAGGCCACCGAGGCGGAAGACGTGCTTGTGGTGCAGATCAATCCGGTGACCCGGCCGACCACCCCGCGCACCACGTCGGAGATTCTCAACCGCCTGAACGAAATCACCTTCAACTCGGCGCTGATCTCCGAATTGCGCAGCATGGATTTCATCAACCAGTTGATCGATGACGGCCATCTGCCGCGCGGCACAGGCAAGGACCAGTACCGCAAGCTGAATATCCACCGCATCGACCTCGGCAGGCTCGGCAACCGCCTCGCCGGCTCCACCAAGATGCAGACCGACTTCGATTTCCTGGAGCTGCTGCACAAGGCCGGGCAGCGTGCCGCGCGGCGCTTCCTCGAGCAGCATTTCGACGACATCGGCGAGCGAAGCACCCTCGACCTGGCCGCCGAATCCGGGGTCGAGTGGGCCTGA
- a CDS encoding Fur family transcriptional regulator: MTQSKMTQPSQVSSQIFPTPDHDHGRCTADAIKHAEKVCAGRGQKFTTIRRQVLQALLASHRPLGAYEVIDHLARDIARPAPITVYRALDFLMENGLVHRIESRNAFLACAHNHDELSHGQQSLVAFLICDRCGSVGEIPAAPVANSINEAARNTGFAPKLSVVEITGTCAHCQAITT, translated from the coding sequence ATGACCCAGTCGAAAATGACTCAGCCAAGTCAGGTCTCAAGTCAGATCTTCCCGACGCCGGATCACGACCACGGCCGCTGCACGGCGGATGCGATCAAGCACGCCGAAAAAGTCTGCGCCGGGCGCGGACAGAAGTTCACCACCATCCGCCGCCAGGTGCTGCAGGCGCTGCTTGCGAGTCACCGCCCGCTCGGCGCCTATGAAGTCATCGACCATCTTGCCCGGGATATCGCGCGTCCGGCGCCGATTACGGTTTACCGCGCACTCGACTTCCTGATGGAGAACGGCCTCGTCCATCGGATTGAAAGCCGCAATGCTTTTCTCGCCTGCGCGCACAATCACGATGAGCTGTCGCACGGACAACAATCGCTGGTCGCTTTCCTGATCTGCGATCGCTGCGGTTCGGTCGGCGAAATTCCCGCGGCGCCTGTCGCCAACAGCATCAACGAAGCCGCGCGCAATACCGGTTTCGCCCCAAAACTGTCCGTCGTCGAAATCACCGGCACCTGCGCGCATTGCCAGGCAATAACAACATAA
- a CDS encoding HlyD family secretion protein, translated as MADPVLKFPPDQTQPEKPASDGGTRKSLGQRLRDNRRTLLLVVLPLIAVIGGLAFYLSGGRYATTDDAYVGAQKVLITPDISGKIDKVLIKEGQKVKAGDELFEIDPVPFQLALQQAQANRETAKTNFNTLKSNYASYTQMLDLAKQGVDLKQRDVERKTTLAKQNFGSQLDLDTSITNLVVARAQLELLQQQLASTKNQLLNNPDLPLEQFPPYRQADAALGEAQRNLDHTVLKAPIDGTATQVDSIQLGRFIAAGTPVFTIIDDAKPWVDANLKESDFTYVGLGQPVTLSVDAFPDHEFKGTVGSLSPGTGAQFAILPPQNATGNFVKVVQRVPVRIYFDTHDAAVRKLKAGMSTYVWIDTGHRRSLAGLFGFSSASAKEDNR; from the coding sequence ATGGCTGATCCCGTTCTGAAATTCCCGCCCGACCAGACTCAGCCGGAGAAGCCGGCATCGGACGGCGGCACCCGCAAGAGCCTGGGTCAGCGCCTGCGCGACAACCGCCGCACGCTGCTTCTCGTGGTGCTGCCGCTGATCGCCGTGATCGGCGGCCTGGCTTTTTATCTGTCGGGTGGACGTTACGCGACCACCGATGACGCCTATGTCGGCGCCCAAAAAGTGCTGATCACGCCGGACATCTCCGGCAAGATCGACAAGGTGCTGATCAAGGAAGGGCAGAAGGTCAAAGCCGGCGACGAGCTGTTCGAAATCGATCCGGTGCCGTTCCAGCTTGCGCTGCAACAGGCGCAGGCCAATCGCGAGACCGCGAAAACCAACTTCAACACCCTGAAGTCGAATTATGCGTCCTACACGCAGATGCTCGATCTCGCCAAGCAAGGCGTCGACCTCAAGCAGCGCGACGTCGAGCGCAAGACCACCCTGGCCAAACAGAATTTCGGCTCGCAGCTCGATCTCGACACTTCGATCACCAACCTCGTGGTGGCGCGGGCGCAACTCGAACTGCTGCAGCAGCAACTGGCCAGCACCAAGAATCAGCTCCTGAACAATCCGGACCTGCCGCTGGAGCAGTTTCCGCCCTATCGCCAGGCCGATGCGGCGCTCGGCGAGGCACAGCGCAACCTCGACCACACCGTGCTGAAGGCTCCGATCGACGGCACCGCGACCCAGGTCGACAGCATCCAGCTGGGACGCTTCATCGCCGCTGGCACCCCGGTGTTCACCATCATCGATGACGCCAAGCCCTGGGTCGACGCCAACCTGAAGGAATCCGATTTCACTTATGTCGGGCTCGGGCAGCCGGTGACGCTGAGCGTCGATGCGTTTCCCGATCATGAGTTCAAGGGCACGGTGGGCTCGCTCAGCCCCGGCACCGGCGCGCAGTTCGCGATCCTGCCGCCGCAGAACGCCACCGGCAATTTCGTCAAGGTGGTGCAGCGCGTGCCGGTGCGAATCTACTTCGACACCCACGACGCCGCCGTGCGCAAGCTGAAAGCCGGCATGAGCACCTACGTCTGGATCGACACCGGGCATCGCCGGTCGCTCGCCGGCCTGTTCGGTTTCTCCTCCGCATCCGCGAAGGAGGACAACCGGTGA
- a CDS encoding alpha/beta fold hydrolase yields MIPHDETFNGSFPFAPHFSEAPGFRMHYVDEGSRERDVVLCLHGEPTWGYLFRHLIPVLSSSYRVVVPDHMGFGKSATPQHRSYWVQDHIDNLERLVLALDLRRITLVLHDFGGPVGMGLAARHPDRIDRVISANGPTPFGQADLVDRLIANAAVSPWFQWIIKAETEGSLEAVLGQLGFNILSTLKLNGFENNALITDTWISAYGSHFARPADCLGAIGWAKGVAIGAHQFEMPDAAARRAIGTKPALAVWGTADRTLQADHFLPLFASLFPPAPIYRLAGVGHYCFEDAPGLVAAHIAQFIRQTQRAAA; encoded by the coding sequence ATGATCCCGCACGACGAGACCTTCAACGGCAGCTTTCCCTTCGCGCCACACTTCAGCGAGGCCCCCGGCTTCCGGATGCATTATGTCGATGAAGGATCGCGCGAGCGTGACGTGGTGCTCTGCCTTCATGGTGAGCCGACCTGGGGTTATCTGTTTCGCCATCTGATCCCGGTGCTGAGCAGTTCTTATCGCGTGGTTGTCCCCGATCACATGGGCTTCGGCAAAAGCGCCACGCCGCAGCACCGCAGCTACTGGGTGCAGGATCACATCGACAATCTGGAGCGCCTGGTCCTCGCCCTCGATCTGCGCCGCATCACCCTCGTTTTGCATGACTTTGGCGGTCCTGTCGGGATGGGCCTTGCGGCTCGTCATCCGGATCGCATCGATCGGGTGATCTCGGCCAATGGGCCGACACCGTTCGGCCAGGCTGACTTGGTTGATCGATTGATCGCAAATGCCGCTGTGTCACCCTGGTTCCAGTGGATCATCAAGGCCGAGACGGAGGGCAGCCTTGAAGCCGTGCTGGGTCAGCTCGGCTTCAACATCCTGAGCACGCTGAAGCTCAACGGGTTCGAGAACAATGCGCTGATCACCGACACCTGGATCTCAGCCTATGGATCGCACTTCGCCCGACCAGCCGATTGCCTCGGCGCGATCGGCTGGGCCAAGGGCGTCGCCATCGGCGCCCATCAATTCGAAATGCCCGACGCGGCGGCCCGCCGTGCGATCGGCACGAAGCCCGCGCTCGCCGTTTGGGGCACCGCAGATCGAACGCTGCAGGCCGATCATTTTCTGCCGCTGTTTGCGTCGCTGTTCCCGCCGGCGCCGATCTATCGGCTGGCGGGCGTGGGTCACTACTGCTTCGAAGACGCGCCCGGGCTGGTTGCTGCGCATATCGCGCAGTTCATCCGGCAGACACAACGGGCGGCAGCATAA
- the ispG gene encoding flavodoxin-dependent (E)-4-hydroxy-3-methylbut-2-enyl-diphosphate synthase — MSKLESPSQIDIAGPAARHTTTAVKVGGVTVGGGAPIVVQSMTNTDTADIKGTVAQVAALARAGSEMVRITVDRDEAAAAVPHIRDALNKRGIKVPLIGDFHYIGHQLLADHPACAEALDKYRINPGNVGFKAKRDTQFSTIVETAIKYGKAVRIGANWGSLDQELLTKLMEENATSANPREARAVTREAMVQSALLSAARAEELGLAKNRIILSAKVSAVQDLIAVYRDLAARSDYAIHLGLTEAGMGSKGIVASAAALSVLLQSGIGDTIRVSLTPEPNGDRTLEVQVGQEILQTMGFRTFVPLVAACPGCGRTTSTVFQELARDIQDFIRVEMPTWKTRYPGVENLNVAVMGCIVNGPGESKHADIGISLPGTGETPAAPVFVDGKKFTTLRGANIAADFKTMVIDYIERRYGVPGQTAAE; from the coding sequence ATGAGCAAGCTCGAAAGTCCATCCCAGATCGATATTGCCGGTCCCGCGGCGCGTCACACAACCACCGCAGTCAAGGTCGGCGGGGTCACCGTCGGCGGTGGCGCACCGATTGTCGTGCAATCGATGACCAACACCGACACCGCGGACATCAAAGGCACCGTCGCCCAGGTCGCAGCCCTTGCGCGCGCCGGCTCGGAAATGGTCCGCATCACGGTCGACCGCGATGAGGCGGCCGCCGCAGTTCCTCACATTCGCGATGCGCTGAATAAGCGTGGCATCAAGGTGCCGCTGATCGGCGACTTCCATTACATCGGCCACCAGCTCTTGGCGGATCATCCGGCCTGCGCCGAGGCGCTCGACAAGTACCGCATCAATCCGGGCAATGTCGGTTTCAAGGCCAAGCGTGACACCCAGTTCAGCACCATCGTCGAGACCGCCATCAAGTACGGCAAGGCCGTGCGCATCGGCGCCAACTGGGGCTCGCTCGACCAGGAGCTGCTGACCAAGCTGATGGAAGAGAACGCGACGTCGGCCAATCCGCGCGAAGCACGTGCCGTCACCCGTGAGGCCATGGTGCAGTCGGCGCTGCTGTCGGCCGCGCGTGCGGAAGAACTCGGCCTCGCCAAGAACCGCATCATCCTGTCGGCCAAGGTCTCCGCGGTGCAGGACCTGATCGCGGTGTACCGCGATCTCGCTGCGCGCTCCGATTACGCCATCCATCTCGGCCTCACCGAAGCCGGCATGGGCTCGAAGGGCATCGTTGCGTCGGCCGCCGCACTCAGCGTGCTGCTGCAGTCCGGCATCGGCGACACCATCCGTGTTTCGCTGACGCCGGAGCCGAACGGCGATCGCACCCTCGAAGTGCAGGTCGGCCAGGAAATCCTGCAGACCATGGGTTTCCGCACCTTCGTGCCGCTGGTCGCGGCATGCCCGGGTTGCGGCCGCACCACCTCCACCGTGTTCCAGGAACTGGCGCGCGACATCCAGGACTTCATCCGTGTCGAGATGCCGACCTGGAAGACCCGTTATCCCGGTGTCGAGAATCTCAACGTCGCCGTCATGGGCTGCATCGTCAACGGTCCCGGCGAATCCAAGCACGCCGACATCGGCATCTCGCTGCCGGGCACCGGCGAAACCCCGGCCGCGCCGGTGTTCGTCGACGGCAAGAAGTTCACCACCCTGCGTGGGGCGAACATCGCCGCCGACTTCAAGACCATGGTGATCGACTACATCGAGCGCCGTTACGGCGTGCCCGGCCAGACCGCGGCGGAGTAA
- a CDS encoding MarR family transcriptional regulator, which translates to MPRSNTDFLFVLFETQRMVRLYADKLATRFGITRAQWAVLAKLERTEGLKQSELADLMEVQPITLTRLIDRLCDNDLIERRADASDRRVNRLYLRPAARPLLDKLAELRAEITETALGGMTAADADGLVARLEHIKDNVRDAVQSASDTKTKAQRYG; encoded by the coding sequence ATGCCGAGGAGCAATACCGATTTTCTGTTCGTCCTGTTCGAGACCCAACGCATGGTGCGGCTTTATGCCGACAAGCTGGCGACGCGGTTCGGCATCACCCGCGCCCAGTGGGCGGTGCTGGCGAAACTCGAACGCACCGAAGGCCTGAAGCAATCCGAGCTCGCGGACCTGATGGAAGTGCAGCCGATCACCCTGACGCGACTGATCGACCGGCTCTGCGACAATGACCTGATCGAACGCCGCGCCGACGCCAGCGACCGCCGCGTCAACCGGCTTTATCTGCGGCCCGCGGCCCGGCCGCTACTCGACAAGCTCGCAGAACTGCGCGCCGAAATCACCGAGACCGCGCTTGGCGGCATGACGGCGGCAGACGCCGATGGCCTCGTCGCCCGGCTCGAACACATCAAGGACAACGTACGCGACGCGGTGCAAAGCGCCAGCGATACCAAGACAAAGGCACAACGTTATGGCTGA
- a CDS encoding DMT family transporter: MSSATSSAAGRPLSISAITVMLLLCFSWGFNQIAIKLALPDIPPLMMATIRSSGALLVVLLVARLRGVEIFTRDGTLKAGLFAGLLFGLEFVVIYRGLVWTSATRAVVFLYVAPFVVAFGSFRLLGERLGPAQWGGLALSFAGVVLAIGIPQAGVDGTVLLGDLLIVIGGILWAATTIVVKLTPLLRGPAEKTLAYQLATSIPILGISSLVFGERLTAVPGHVALISLAYQTFWVVGLTFLFWFMLVRTYSASKLSAFTFITPLFGVAAGYFVMHDPITPAFAGAAVLVIAGLVLVNRPSRAEIDPLLPVTKT; this comes from the coding sequence ATGTCATCCGCAACGTCCTCCGCAGCGGGCCGCCCGCTGAGCATCAGTGCCATCACCGTGATGCTGCTGCTGTGTTTCAGTTGGGGCTTCAACCAGATCGCCATCAAGCTGGCCCTGCCGGATATCCCGCCGCTGATGATGGCGACCATCCGCTCGAGCGGTGCGCTTCTGGTGGTGCTGCTGGTGGCGCGGTTGCGCGGCGTGGAGATCTTTACGCGTGACGGCACGTTGAAGGCAGGTCTGTTCGCCGGCTTGCTGTTTGGCCTCGAGTTCGTGGTGATTTATCGCGGGCTGGTATGGACCAGCGCCACGCGCGCCGTGGTGTTTCTGTATGTGGCGCCGTTCGTGGTTGCGTTCGGATCGTTCCGCCTGCTCGGTGAGAGGCTGGGCCCGGCGCAATGGGGCGGGCTCGCTTTGTCGTTCGCTGGCGTCGTGCTGGCCATCGGCATCCCGCAGGCCGGGGTCGATGGCACGGTGCTGCTGGGCGACCTGCTGATCGTCATCGGAGGGATCCTGTGGGCGGCCACCACCATTGTGGTCAAACTGACCCCGCTTTTGCGGGGGCCTGCCGAGAAAACCCTGGCCTACCAATTGGCCACGTCAATCCCCATACTGGGGATCTCGTCGCTGGTGTTCGGGGAACGGCTCACTGCGGTTCCCGGCCATGTCGCCCTTATCTCATTGGCCTATCAGACTTTTTGGGTTGTGGGCCTGACCTTTTTGTTCTGGTTTATGCTCGTGCGAACCTATTCCGCCAGCAAATTGTCGGCTTTTACCTTCATAACGCCCCTGTTCGGGGTGGCGGCCGGCTATTTTGTCATGCATGACCCCATTACGCCTGCGTTTGCAGGCGCCGCCGTTCTCGTCATCGCCGGGCTAGTGCTCGTTAACCGACCTAGCCGGGCGGAGATTGATCCGTTGCTGCCTGTCACAAAAACCTGA